The Argiope bruennichi chromosome 9, qqArgBrue1.1, whole genome shotgun sequence nucleotide sequence aaagtaaaattataaaactcattattattttatttaataattagtttctgGAAATAAATTGATCTATAGTGCTTCTAActtcttataaagaaaataattttgctttctgAATTagtctttttgaaagaaaaatattatgcacTTTCTACATCGATATATAAAAAGAATGGTATTAGAATGAGATTGTGAGAACCAAATATGTGCATAAttataaaatcgatattttttttaaaaaaattcgtaactATTCCTCTGGACCCTTAAAAAATATAAGAGCGAAGCAATATTTATAAGGCATTATAAGTCAGTATGTATTATCAAAACTGCTAATTCACctaatataaacttaattataaaatcatgaattataCAAGTTTCTAATAAGTCAATTAACGGTTATGGATTTAAAGGATATACCCAGTGTGTCCACAGccctaagaataaaaataaaattcttaattcattccATATTTCACTAAGCAACTATTAACATCTTTgtaattccaaattatttctcatttgtgTTTTTAACTAACGAAACGTAAAAGCTTCGATATGCACTTAAGTCTAACTAATTTAacgctttttttttacattacaggaacaaattttgatgaaatctcaaaattatttagaGTTAGAGATCTATATGAAGCGGATGAATCCTCTTCCcttaatcaagaaaataaaataagagagattttgaaagaaagagaGAACAATGGAACCTTTATTGTTAAAACATCGCAATCTGCACACAAAAATCCGAAGTGCTATCATAAAACAGTCACACCATTTTTAGAATTACTGAAACAACatggtttaaatttaaatgaaaatctcaTCGAAAGTACAGAAATGTCTGGATGGCAAATTATGGCCACAGATACACAACCATCCAAATTGTATTTTGAAGCGacattaaatgtgaaaaaaattctaatgtcgAAATCAAATTCTCACTGGAAGAAAAAGAAGTTCAATATCCAGAAAGGTGCAGATACGATGGTTCTTTTCAGCTCCAAAGCTGTTTATTTCGATACTATGGAAAGTGCAAGCTTGATGATAACTGTTAAAAATCTCTATAAGAAACAGAAATCcaaaatcataataattcttgaaattaacAGTGATCCGGATTCAGAGGAAAGTAACATCAGAAAATTGCGATCTAGCGGggttttagataaattatttcaaagagaCAAAAGAAAGCCAAAGTCTTTGAAGTTCCAAAAATTCAAATCGGGAAGTATTTATTTGGGTATGATCCTAGCTTCTATTGCAAGCATCCTCTGTGGATTGAGTTTCGTGTTGAAGAAAAGAAGCCTTCTTCAAATGGATAAAAGGGAGAAGTACTACCAAAACAAAGGCTGGTGGATGGCACACTCTCTTATGATGGTTGGCGAAACTTTGCATTTTGTCGCCTTCTTTTTCGCGCCAGCAGTTTTAGTATGCCTATTGCAAATGCTGATGATTTTAGTCACAGCGTTTGCTTCGTCCAGTATCTTAGGAGAAAAAATGAACACGTATTGGAAATTGGCTTTTGCAACATCTCTAGGTGGATGCTTGGTAATTATTGTCCATGTTCCCAGAGAGCCTCATATATACAACATCGAAACCTTCTTGTACATGGTGACTGCGCCAATGTTCGCCATATACAATCTCATCCTCTTTTTCATTACAATCATTATGATGCGCTTCTTGATACCGAAATGGGGGCAAATAAACTCATTGGCGTTCACAGTCCAAAGTGCCATTTTCGGATCTATTATAGTAGTAGCATTAAAAGGCGTTCTTCTCGTTTTcactgataaattatttcattggcTGCCTCTGACTTGTGTCGTGATAGTTGGCATTTGCCTTCTGCTGCAGTTTGAATATCTGAATAGAGCCCTTCATTCCTACAATACATTGGTTGTGACAACACAATATTATGTTTCGTATTCTGCACTTGTAATAATATCGTTGTCTTTGCTCTTTGAAGTTTGGAATGTGAGTAGTGAAGAATCGATTATGATAGTTCTTTTAGGATTTTTTACAACAGCGATGGGAGTAGTGATATTTGCAGTATTTCAAGAAGATGATGCcacatttgatttttcaaaactttttgttgGACCTGATGAAACAGGATAAATATAAATTGGAACCACATGATACCTATTTAATTCATAAGAATCTGTTTCCCATAGATAattgaataaagttttgaaattcaaacgtTTTCAAAGAATAATAGAATACTcttcatttaagtatttaatatttacattaaggccgggatagcctggttagtGAGTTGTTACCTCGccgaccgaagactctccgtgtataagGTGGCTGGTAcacgcataaatctgtcgtggtaaCAAAGTCCTCCAattcgagacaataccactgagggtactggttcagagattatcgttctccgattcaggtctaaattataatctgtgaatgagtgaatgaaataccataaaaaggattgtgacgcatgagtagctaactcgtactcttagccctagatggcgttactgaaaaacaagagaccctaaatctcggcttaaaatcgctgactttgtcagcgagcttgtctatgacaagaaacaacaacatattcaCATTAACtacgaaaaaaattgattatttaaattttgaagaaattcaattGCTGCTCAGATTTTGTTTCGTTTATACTTAAAGAGTGcaatttccattttaaagaaatttagaacacgaatttccaaatttttaaacattgggACACAGTTTTTTTAGAAATCGAATCTACAGCAATCTATTTCATCTTCAGAATGTAGGATTCTTTTCAAATACAAACAGAGCCATGCGTCCCAATAGAGGTTTATAGACCAAAATAGAACTTAACTGGGGAAAAAAAATCCCCCAGTTAACAAATGATGCCATCATTACACAAATGAGAATAAACCACttctaaattaattcatatatagaACATATTGAACATTCGTATCTAAAAGGAATTTCTGATCAAGTGGACAGGATCTGATTCACTgcatggaaatttaattatattaacatcccgtttttaaagcaataccAGGGCTATTTCGGGACAGACCTCGAAACCTCGTGATTTtcaaccgcagtcagatgactaGGAAGACGCCTGGGCTAGCACCCTTTCTACAAACTTATGTACCGCGCCAGCGGGAAGACATTTGACCCCTACCGATTTAAAGTGCATAGACACGTTACTGTCTTCCACGTGAACTGTAACTTACActacagttcttcggtggaatcgggtcttgaacctggaGCATTCCGCTTCCGAAaacgaaaccttaccaccaggtcatcgCGGCCCCTTTACGGCGTGGAAGTATAACCTTAAATGAAACCGCAGATTGCTGCAACAAACGATGCGTGTCTCGTGAGTAAGAGGCCAGTACATCATCCGCATGTCTGAAAAACACTTATTTTGTTGATTCATATTTATGGCGAACAGCCAATTCGCCAAGGCCAGGAATCATCGACACGGCATCTATCAAAACTAACTGTAAGTGACTTCTTTACCAGAAGATTTATTATGATTGGAAGGAATATTACAATTTCGTAACAATAGTTTGTCATTCGgcaattgcttattttctgcattgtgttatt carries:
- the LOC129984991 gene encoding magnesium transporter NIPA2-like, which produces MSGWQIMATDTQPSKLYFEATLNVKKILMSKSNSHWKKKKFNIQKGADTMVLFSSKAVYFDTMESASLMITVKNLYKKQKSKIIIILEINSDPDSEESNIRKLRSSGVLDKLFQRDKRKPKSLKFQKFKSGSIYLGMILASIASILCGLSFVLKKRSLLQMDKREKYYQNKGWWMAHSLMMVGETLHFVAFFFAPAVLVCLLQMLMILVTAFASSSILGEKMNTYWKLAFATSLGGCLVIIVHVPREPHIYNIETFLYMVTAPMFAIYNLILFFITIIMMRFLIPKWGQINSLAFTVQSAIFGSIIVVALKGVLLVFTDKLFHWLPLTCVVIVGICLLLQFEYLNRALHSYNTLVVTTQYYVSYSALVIISLSLLFEVWNVSSEESIMIVLLGFFTTAMGVVIFAVFQEDDATFDFSKLFVGPDETG